The following coding sequences lie in one Mycobacterium sp. Z3061 genomic window:
- the gjpA gene encoding outer membrane porin GjpA: MSYVIAASQLVHHAAHELAGIGTSLADAAATVAGPTTGIAAAAQDEISVAIAALFRDLGREFQAVSAQTQSFHAEFVDSINAGAAAYAGAEAGNARAVLTAAASPGGIEPLSRWTATLDSTARNAQTVLGAAPASLNTLAGGVSTGLRQLATDPAAFFGNLRTAAQSVFLVGAPQDVASAVVQHTLGGVTQATNGSVTPPEIVPVNDVHVQLYEGLAGLADFQTGSSGFEQTLVAGLTNFAASPASGVLLGAVGPFVSPAVALWNTAGSVFADLTGGSPVAALGHLIDAPANVVDAFFNGATLNLDALAPTFDPFVTSGSAGGERLDGLSFAFGGLFSPGEVVTGASGPMYYGTGGSMLNALGLRFSFFPPDEFAGGSLSIPAIPVGPIGATAGLISILGHALGGTL, encoded by the coding sequence ATGTCGTATGTGATCGCCGCGTCGCAACTGGTGCACCATGCGGCCCACGAGCTGGCCGGCATCGGTACGTCGCTGGCCGACGCGGCCGCGACCGTTGCCGGGCCCACGACCGGCATCGCGGCGGCGGCACAAGACGAGATATCGGTCGCGATCGCCGCCCTGTTCCGTGACCTCGGCCGCGAATTCCAGGCCGTCAGCGCTCAGACACAGTCATTCCATGCGGAATTCGTCGACTCGATCAACGCCGGCGCCGCGGCATACGCCGGCGCCGAGGCCGGCAACGCCCGTGCGGTGCTCACCGCCGCTGCGAGTCCAGGTGGCATCGAGCCGCTCTCTAGATGGACCGCGACCCTTGACTCCACCGCCAGAAATGCCCAGACGGTATTGGGTGCCGCGCCGGCCAGCCTGAACACGTTGGCCGGCGGCGTCTCCACCGGACTACGCCAATTGGCCACCGATCCGGCGGCGTTCTTCGGAAACCTCCGGACCGCAGCGCAATCCGTGTTTCTGGTCGGCGCACCCCAAGATGTCGCCTCCGCCGTCGTCCAGCACACCCTGGGCGGCGTCACCCAGGCGACCAACGGAAGTGTCACGCCTCCGGAGATCGTTCCCGTCAACGACGTGCATGTCCAGCTGTACGAAGGGCTGGCCGGCCTGGCAGATTTCCAGACCGGTTCGTCCGGCTTCGAACAGACCCTGGTGGCCGGCCTCACCAATTTCGCCGCATCTCCGGCGAGCGGTGTGCTGCTCGGCGCGGTAGGTCCGTTCGTCAGCCCCGCTGTGGCGCTGTGGAATACCGCTGGGTCCGTCTTCGCCGACCTCACCGGCGGCTCACCCGTCGCGGCGTTGGGTCACCTGATCGACGCACCGGCCAACGTCGTCGACGCCTTCTTCAATGGCGCCACGCTCAACCTGGATGCGCTCGCTCCGACGTTCGACCCGTTCGTCACGTCGGGATCGGCGGGCGGAGAACGACTCGACGGTCTCAGCTTCGCCTTCGGCGGGCTGTTCAGTCCGGGCGAGGTGGTGACCGGTGCCAGCGGCCCGATGTACTACGGCACCGGCGGGTCCATGCTCAACGCTCTGGGATTGCGGTTCAGCTTCTTCCCGCCGGACGAGTTCGCCGGCGGGAGCCTGAGTATCCCCGCCATTCCGGTGGGTCCGATCGGCGCGACCGCGGGTCTGATCAGCATTCTCGGGCACGCCCTGGGCGGCACCCTCTGA
- a CDS encoding class I SAM-dependent methyltransferase, protein MSRAAPDLGEVQETLLIPLYARACDAVSRRPVLGDRRARELVESIDYDFSGFGGSSLSGSVYRSSIFDGWAARFIDEHPDGTVVEIGTGLNTRFDRLDNGRIHWFDLDLPDTIALRRRFFRDSERCTMLAGSVLDTDWFDVVAASPGPHLFLSEAVLIYLRDDEVRRVLTQLAQRFPGSLLVFDTAGGRMVTGQDRNRSLAKVKARLRWVCDDPHDVEPCGLKLLDTRTLANPQPEIAESWPRPRRVGMSVLARLMPSMVNTYKFNVFRAVT, encoded by the coding sequence ATGAGTAGGGCCGCTCCGGACCTGGGCGAGGTCCAGGAAACACTGCTGATTCCGCTCTACGCCCGAGCCTGTGACGCCGTATCCCGTCGGCCGGTGCTCGGCGACCGCCGGGCGCGCGAACTCGTCGAGTCCATCGACTACGACTTCAGCGGATTCGGCGGTTCGTCCTTGTCCGGCTCGGTGTATCGATCGTCGATCTTCGACGGCTGGGCGGCCCGGTTCATCGACGAGCACCCGGACGGCACGGTTGTGGAGATCGGCACCGGACTGAACACCAGATTCGACCGGCTCGACAATGGCCGGATCCACTGGTTCGACCTCGACCTCCCCGACACTATCGCCCTGCGCCGCAGGTTCTTCAGAGACAGCGAGCGGTGCACGATGCTGGCGGGCTCTGTGCTGGACACCGACTGGTTCGACGTGGTGGCCGCCTCCCCCGGACCGCACCTGTTCCTCAGCGAAGCCGTCCTGATCTATCTCCGTGACGACGAAGTGCGTCGAGTTCTCACCCAACTCGCGCAACGGTTTCCAGGGTCCTTGCTGGTGTTCGACACCGCCGGCGGCCGAATGGTCACCGGGCAGGACCGCAACCGGTCGCTGGCGAAGGTGAAGGCTCGGCTGCGCTGGGTCTGCGACGATCCACATGACGTCGAGCCCTGCGGACTGAAGTTGCTCGACACTCGCACGCTGGCGAACCCGCAGCCCGAGATTGCCGAATCCTGGCCCCGGCCAAGGCGGGTGGGCATGTCGGTATTGGCGCGCCTGATGCCATCGATGGTCAACACCTACAAATTCAACGTGTTCAGAGCCGTTACCTGA
- a CDS encoding ABC transporter ATP-binding protein, protein MITVIRYLLELLDGRGRRRLRTMLILQGAQGILQGVGFLFMVPLIAAVVGRPTNHGQVCFAVVAIGLTVAVHHVLLAWSTTLGYQVGTDALTGFHTRIGDHLARLPLGWFGPDRTGPVGRLVAKDAIDIADFPSHLLRHVIVGVSAPLTLIIGSYLSDWRIGLALTVGAVLCALSVRMFMGIVHRNDGDYEDDIGATASRIVEYARMQPTLRAYGVLGRRELGTLEESLTRQQRSQSRLTIRGAWGLIACFGTMQLVVTTVIAFAVMLTLRGELALPTMIGLLIITLRMIDPISQLGDLAGHVQVTADAIVRVRELLAVPALPEPETESPAPLDSGVELRGVRFGYRDGETVIDGVDAVIPAGGLTAIVGPSGAGKTTLLRLIGRFFDVDDGSILIGGRDVRQLGTSRVAHLTAHVFEDVYLFDGTIADNLRMAAPGATDTALDCVAAIARLDEVIDRLPEGWETRVGEGGSALSGGERQRVAIARALLKDAPIVLLDEATAALDAVNEAAIADAIRELAHDRTVVVVAHRLSTVMEADQILVLDRGCITARGRHDQLLSEGGTYARFWRERLQARGWALRPGPQVTALNTLNL, encoded by the coding sequence ATGATCACTGTGATCCGCTACCTGCTCGAACTGCTCGACGGCCGTGGGCGGCGCCGACTGCGCACGATGCTGATCCTGCAAGGCGCGCAAGGGATTCTGCAAGGCGTCGGTTTCCTGTTCATGGTTCCGCTCATCGCCGCCGTCGTCGGCCGTCCCACGAATCACGGGCAAGTCTGCTTCGCGGTCGTCGCGATCGGGCTGACGGTGGCGGTCCATCACGTGTTACTGGCCTGGAGCACGACACTGGGCTATCAGGTCGGCACGGACGCACTGACCGGGTTTCACACCAGAATCGGAGACCACCTGGCGAGGTTGCCGCTCGGCTGGTTCGGGCCTGACCGCACCGGGCCGGTCGGACGCTTGGTCGCCAAGGACGCGATCGACATCGCGGACTTCCCCTCCCATCTGCTCCGCCACGTGATCGTCGGGGTGAGCGCGCCGCTGACCCTGATCATCGGCAGCTATCTCAGCGACTGGCGTATCGGTCTCGCGCTCACCGTGGGCGCCGTGTTGTGCGCACTGTCAGTGCGAATGTTCATGGGCATCGTGCACCGCAACGACGGCGACTACGAGGACGATATCGGCGCCACCGCGTCACGGATCGTCGAGTACGCGCGCATGCAACCCACCTTGCGGGCCTACGGCGTCCTGGGCCGGCGGGAGCTGGGCACACTGGAGGAATCCCTTACCCGGCAACAACGTTCACAGTCAAGGCTCACCATCCGCGGTGCATGGGGGCTGATCGCCTGCTTCGGCACCATGCAGCTGGTCGTGACGACCGTCATCGCCTTCGCAGTCATGTTGACGCTGCGCGGCGAGCTGGCGCTACCCACCATGATCGGCCTGCTCATCATCACCCTGCGCATGATCGATCCCATCTCTCAGCTGGGCGACCTCGCCGGGCACGTGCAGGTGACCGCGGACGCGATCGTCCGGGTGCGTGAGCTGCTCGCGGTGCCGGCCCTCCCGGAACCCGAGACCGAAAGTCCGGCACCCCTGGACTCCGGCGTCGAGTTGCGCGGTGTGCGTTTCGGTTACCGCGACGGGGAAACCGTCATTGACGGCGTCGACGCCGTCATTCCGGCGGGCGGTCTCACCGCCATCGTCGGTCCATCCGGGGCGGGAAAGACCACATTGCTGCGACTGATCGGCCGGTTTTTCGACGTCGACGACGGCAGCATCCTGATCGGCGGTCGCGACGTGCGTCAACTCGGCACCAGCAGGGTTGCGCACCTGACCGCCCACGTCTTCGAAGACGTTTACCTCTTCGACGGGACCATCGCCGACAACCTGCGGATGGCTGCTCCGGGAGCCACGGACACCGCACTCGACTGCGTCGCGGCCATTGCCCGGTTGGACGAGGTGATCGACCGGCTGCCCGAGGGCTGGGAAACCCGGGTCGGCGAGGGCGGCTCGGCACTGTCGGGCGGCGAACGTCAGCGGGTCGCCATCGCCCGTGCGCTACTCAAGGACGCCCCCATCGTGCTGCTGGACGAAGCGACCGCCGCGCTGGATGCCGTCAACGAGGCGGCAATCGCCGACGCCATTCGTGAGCTGGCCCACGACCGCACCGTTGTTGTTGTCGCGCATCGGCTTTCGACCGTGATGGAAGCCGACCAGATCCTGGTGCTGGACCGCGGTTGCATCACCGCCCGCGGCCGTCATGACCAACTACTGTCCGAGGGCGGCACCTATGCCCGATTCTGGCGGGAGCGTCTGCAGGCCCGCGGCTGGGCACTGCGGCCCGGGCCTCAGGTAACGGCTCTGAACACGTTGAATTTGTAG
- a CDS encoding ABC transporter ATP-binding protein — MRADTEPNTAAPPEILRPARATLVACGLLSALSSLAGMAPLLAVVEVSRRLLAGDADVWPIIIVAAAALAAKQLGVLTAGVLTHLADIQVSFRIRRELLVKLAKVPLAWFSDRNSGIVKKAVEDDVAALHRLVAHSIVELSAASVPPVVAFVYLFALDWRMALATLLPVVAGFAAYQRAMASAGTKYPEFMEWLVRLNSAAVELVNGIGVVKAFGTPGTAGRRFRDVSKAFAHFFLDWAKSTSVAGVTAEILLSPPSILLVVATAGAFLTADGDLRPGDFIAFLVFGTVITAGWMTVLMSVHPLVTALKVARGIRELLATPELPVAGEPVAPDATTPGPVVRMRDVCVTFGDTLALNGIDLRLERGTITALVGPSGSGKSTLAKLLPRFDDPCSGSVELYGVDLRRIAAAELYQQVAFVFQESHLLSTMSIRDNIRLGCPGADDTQVRAAAAKAQILSKIEELPRGLESVVGEDAALSGGERQRVCIARAILADRPVLVLDEATASADPENEARIQEALGEVARDRTVLVIAHRLSTIRGADNIVVLDRGRIAESGRHADLLAAGGSYARLWQQERTAERGVIEQLEAGR, encoded by the coding sequence GTGCGAGCAGACACTGAACCGAACACCGCTGCACCGCCGGAAATTCTCAGGCCGGCGCGAGCGACACTCGTCGCGTGCGGCCTGTTGTCGGCGCTCAGTTCGCTGGCCGGGATGGCGCCGCTGCTCGCCGTCGTGGAAGTGAGCAGACGACTGCTCGCGGGCGATGCCGACGTGTGGCCGATCATCATCGTGGCGGCAGCGGCGCTTGCGGCAAAACAGTTGGGTGTCTTGACTGCCGGTGTGTTGACCCATCTGGCCGACATCCAAGTGTCGTTTCGGATCCGCCGTGAACTCCTGGTCAAACTCGCCAAGGTCCCACTTGCCTGGTTCAGCGATCGCAACTCCGGCATCGTGAAGAAGGCGGTGGAAGACGATGTGGCGGCGCTGCATCGCCTCGTCGCGCACTCGATCGTGGAACTCAGCGCCGCATCGGTGCCGCCCGTGGTGGCGTTCGTGTACCTGTTCGCACTGGACTGGCGGATGGCATTGGCGACGCTGTTGCCGGTCGTCGCCGGGTTCGCCGCTTATCAACGCGCGATGGCCAGTGCCGGCACCAAGTATCCGGAGTTCATGGAATGGCTGGTTCGCCTCAACAGCGCGGCAGTGGAACTCGTCAACGGCATCGGGGTGGTGAAGGCGTTCGGCACGCCGGGCACGGCGGGACGCCGATTCAGGGACGTGTCAAAGGCTTTCGCGCACTTTTTTCTCGACTGGGCAAAATCCACCAGCGTGGCGGGGGTGACGGCGGAGATCCTGCTCTCGCCACCGAGCATCCTGCTCGTAGTCGCAACGGCCGGCGCGTTTCTGACCGCTGACGGCGATCTCAGGCCGGGAGACTTCATCGCCTTCCTGGTGTTCGGCACTGTCATCACCGCGGGGTGGATGACGGTGCTGATGTCCGTACACCCGCTGGTCACCGCCCTGAAGGTCGCCCGCGGCATCCGCGAATTGCTGGCTACGCCGGAACTTCCGGTGGCAGGCGAACCGGTGGCACCGGATGCCACGACGCCCGGGCCGGTGGTGCGGATGCGCGATGTGTGCGTCACCTTTGGTGACACGTTGGCCCTGAACGGAATCGATCTTCGTCTCGAACGCGGCACCATCACCGCGCTGGTGGGGCCCTCCGGCTCGGGAAAGTCGACACTGGCCAAGCTGCTGCCCCGGTTCGATGACCCCTGCTCGGGGTCGGTCGAACTGTACGGAGTGGACCTGCGGCGGATCGCTGCCGCCGAGCTCTACCAGCAGGTGGCATTCGTGTTTCAGGAGTCACACCTGTTGTCCACCATGAGCATCCGCGACAACATCCGGCTGGGTTGTCCCGGCGCCGACGACACGCAGGTGCGCGCGGCCGCTGCCAAGGCCCAGATCCTGTCGAAGATCGAAGAGTTGCCCCGCGGATTGGAGTCCGTGGTGGGCGAGGATGCGGCGCTTTCCGGCGGCGAACGGCAACGTGTCTGCATCGCCCGTGCGATTCTTGCCGACCGCCCGGTTTTGGTACTCGACGAGGCGACGGCCAGCGCCGATCCGGAGAACGAGGCGCGCATCCAGGAGGCCCTCGGTGAGGTCGCACGGGACCGGACGGTCCTGGTGATCGCGCACCGACTCAGCACCATCCGGGGTGCCGACAACATCGTCGTACTCGACCGCGGCCGGATCGCCGAATCGGGAAGACATGCCGACCTGCTGGCGGCCGGGGGAAGTTACGCCCGGTTGTGGCAGCAGGAAAGAACCGCCGAACGCGGCGTCATCGAGCAACTGGAGGCAGGGCGATGA
- a CDS encoding PPE family protein, which yields MAFPPEVHSALLNSGPGPGPLLAAAGAWNHLSTEYIAVAEELSALVAAAQAQSWQGAAASSYAAANAPYAAWLTRAAANAAATAAQHETAAVSYATAQAAMPTLGELAANHATHTVLLATNFFGINTIPIALNEADYVRMWVQAATTMTVYQNVSTAAVTAAPPTEAAPPIVRAGPAAASTDPLSSLTEFLTQVEQIFNRVGGGGNQSLLDYLLSVPPGTDPLSLILNDISVASSPTTGYPALLQALVGAAGNNPALIAAAYAFGGVAIVYDVTIQVIQFLVTFPLLAAGLAPLLAGPALAGLAAAGSVGIAEVAAHVHAGAEPVPIGPTAPVVSPRSEEHTSRDSAGASAGRGGPGSRTGRTVARSRTRGTRRAGCTTSGRHPRRTLPVSDGRVGRHEFSRSHQGRHQAKVYGRRDRRNPCSFGRPGAGEGASAPAAARQNRRARTGL from the coding sequence ATGGCATTCCCACCCGAGGTTCATTCGGCTTTGCTGAATAGCGGCCCTGGGCCGGGCCCGCTGCTGGCAGCGGCCGGGGCATGGAATCACTTGAGCACCGAGTACATCGCGGTCGCCGAAGAGTTGTCGGCGCTCGTGGCCGCCGCGCAGGCGCAGTCATGGCAGGGTGCTGCCGCCTCCTCGTATGCGGCGGCCAACGCACCGTATGCGGCGTGGCTGACCCGGGCGGCCGCCAACGCCGCCGCGACGGCAGCTCAGCACGAGACCGCGGCCGTCAGCTACGCCACCGCACAGGCGGCGATGCCGACCCTCGGCGAGCTGGCCGCCAACCACGCCACCCACACGGTGCTGCTGGCAACGAATTTCTTCGGCATCAACACCATCCCGATCGCGCTCAACGAGGCCGACTACGTCCGCATGTGGGTTCAAGCCGCCACCACGATGACTGTCTACCAAAATGTTTCGACCGCAGCCGTGACCGCAGCCCCGCCCACCGAGGCGGCCCCGCCCATCGTTCGGGCCGGCCCGGCGGCAGCCTCGACCGACCCGCTGTCCTCGCTGACCGAGTTTCTGACACAGGTCGAGCAGATCTTCAACCGCGTCGGGGGCGGGGGCAACCAGTCCCTGCTGGACTACCTGCTCAGCGTCCCGCCCGGGACGGATCCGCTGTCTCTGATTCTCAACGACATCTCGGTCGCCTCGTCACCAACCACCGGCTACCCGGCCCTGTTGCAGGCACTTGTCGGTGCGGCCGGTAACAACCCGGCACTGATCGCCGCGGCCTACGCCTTCGGCGGAGTGGCCATCGTGTACGACGTGACGATTCAGGTCATCCAGTTTCTGGTGACCTTCCCGCTGTTGGCGGCGGGCCTGGCCCCCCTGCTGGCCGGCCCGGCGCTCGCGGGCCTGGCGGCCGCCGGCAGCGTCGGAATCGCGGAGGTGGCGGCCCACGTGCACGCGGGCGCCGAGCCGGTCCCGATTGGGCCGACCGCCCCCGTCGTGAGCCCGAGATCGGAAGAGCACACGTCTCGGGACAGCGCCGGCGCCAGCGCCGGCCGCGGTGGCCCCGGCTCTCGCACCGGCCGCACCGTTGCCCGCTCCCGCACCCGCGGCACCCGCCGTGCCGGGTGCACCACCTCCGGGCGGCACCCCCGCCGGACCCTTCCCGTATCTGATGGGCGGGTCGGTCGGCATGAATTCTCCCGCAGTCACCAAGGCCGGCATCAAGCGAAAGTCTACGGCCGCCGAGACCGCCGAAACCCCTGCAGCTTTGGCCGCCCCGGCGCAGGAGAAGGCGCGAGCGCGCCGGCAGCGGCGCGCCAAAATCGAAGAGCGCGGACGGGGCTATGA
- a CDS encoding PE-PPE domain-containing protein, producing MSGPASPGGVSLLNVTPEALAAATSDLEMIRVALDSANAAAARHTTGLISAAADEVSAAITTFFTSYGQEFQALSERANAFHQHFVRTLGVASNSYLSAEAINASTLAGPLSTGVTTLIMGGTGNPTPNAAYLNNIYNAYIAPLIAPQSAIPTGLTTPEQGFPLTGLNSLTYDTSVARGLEILKQAIAAQPPGAHTVAFGFSQSASIITEYLKGIANGSITGPPPSDLSFVLAGNPNNPNGGLFQRFVGMYLPGVNETFSGATPDSVYPTSIYTIQYDGFAHFPRYPLNLLADANALAGMYYGHLSPAPAYENLTPAQIASAIVAPVSPGAVGNTTYYLIPSQDLPLLRPLNLPQPVLNLIQPPLRVLIDLGYGDIGGVNTEYANLPTPASLFPVINPLNVGTYLIKGTVQGVQANLVWAGVLPQTYLPDTYPYVASLHPGLTVNLGQPSVTAVSAVTTGLGTLLRALNIPPLTG from the coding sequence ATGAGCGGGCCGGCGTCGCCGGGCGGCGTGTCGTTGCTCAACGTAACTCCCGAGGCGCTCGCGGCGGCAACGTCGGATCTGGAGATGATCCGTGTTGCGCTGGACTCGGCGAACGCGGCCGCAGCCCGGCACACCACCGGACTGATATCGGCTGCGGCTGACGAAGTTTCGGCGGCGATCACCACGTTCTTCACCTCTTACGGCCAGGAGTTCCAGGCACTCAGCGAGCGGGCCAACGCGTTTCATCAGCACTTCGTTCGGACGCTGGGCGTGGCGTCGAATTCATACCTGAGCGCGGAGGCGATCAACGCATCGACGCTCGCCGGCCCACTGAGTACCGGCGTCACCACCTTGATCATGGGCGGCACCGGTAACCCCACCCCGAATGCCGCCTACCTCAACAACATCTACAACGCCTACATCGCCCCGCTCATCGCCCCGCAGTCGGCCATCCCGACCGGATTGACCACCCCCGAGCAGGGCTTCCCGTTGACCGGCCTGAACAGCCTGACCTACGACACGTCGGTCGCCCGGGGACTCGAGATCTTGAAGCAGGCGATCGCCGCACAACCACCGGGCGCGCACACCGTCGCGTTCGGCTTCTCCCAAAGCGCCAGCATCATCACCGAATATCTGAAAGGCATTGCCAACGGCTCGATCACCGGGCCGCCCCCGTCCGACCTGAGCTTCGTACTGGCCGGCAACCCCAACAACCCCAACGGCGGCCTGTTCCAGCGCTTCGTCGGGATGTACCTTCCCGGCGTCAACGAGACATTCAGCGGCGCGACACCGGATTCGGTTTACCCCACCTCGATCTACACCATCCAGTACGACGGGTTCGCCCACTTTCCCCGGTACCCGCTCAACCTGCTGGCCGACGCCAATGCCCTGGCCGGCATGTACTACGGCCACCTGAGTCCGGCTCCCGCGTACGAAAACCTAACTCCCGCACAGATTGCGTCGGCGATAGTCGCGCCGGTGTCGCCAGGGGCGGTCGGCAACACCACCTACTATCTGATTCCGAGCCAGGACCTGCCACTGCTGCGGCCGCTGAATCTGCCACAACCCGTGCTCAACCTGATACAGCCGCCCCTGCGGGTGCTGATCGACCTGGGGTACGGCGATATCGGCGGCGTCAACACCGAATACGCAAACCTGCCCACTCCGGCCAGCCTGTTCCCGGTGATCAACCCGCTCAACGTCGGCACCTATCTGATCAAGGGAACCGTACAAGGCGTTCAGGCCAACCTGGTGTGGGCCGGTGTGCTGCCGCAGACATACCTGCCCGACACCTATCCCTACGTCGCGTCGTTGCACCCGGGACTCACCGTCAACCTCGGCCAGCCCAGCGTCACCGCGGTGTCCGCGGTGACGACCGGGCTGGGCACGCTGCTGCGCGCGCTGAACATTCCGCCCCTGACGGGCTGA
- a CDS encoding DoxX family protein, whose translation MTTLYKQPALPAKLWHWLAHPPTDAPAATLLIRLMAGGVFLWEGILKFVLPNQGVGRFTKIGIPFPELSANFVGLLEITGGVLLLLGLFTRFISIPFIVEMIVAMLSTKIAIFLGVSPLPLPPVPPQTGFWAVLHEVRSEYAQLLTVTFLLIVGPGRWSVDALRARRSGRGSTRVTDVAKEPAGVR comes from the coding sequence GTGACGACCTTGTACAAGCAACCAGCCCTACCGGCGAAACTGTGGCACTGGCTTGCCCATCCGCCCACCGACGCACCCGCGGCGACACTGCTGATCCGGCTGATGGCAGGGGGAGTGTTTCTCTGGGAAGGCATTTTGAAGTTCGTGCTCCCGAACCAGGGCGTCGGGCGCTTCACCAAGATCGGTATCCCGTTCCCGGAGTTGAGCGCGAACTTCGTTGGACTGCTTGAGATCACCGGGGGAGTGCTGCTGCTGCTGGGCTTGTTCACCCGCTTCATCAGCATTCCCTTCATCGTGGAGATGATCGTCGCGATGCTGTCCACCAAGATCGCCATCTTCCTCGGGGTGTCGCCGCTGCCCTTGCCTCCGGTGCCTCCGCAGACGGGGTTCTGGGCGGTGCTGCATGAAGTGCGCTCCGAGTACGCCCAGTTGCTGACGGTGACGTTCCTGCTCATCGTCGGGCCCGGCCGGTGGTCGGTTGACGCGCTGCGCGCACGGCGAAGTGGTCGCGGATCGACCCGTGTCACAGACGTCGCGAAAGAGCCGGCGGGAGTTCGCTGA
- a CDS encoding NAD(P)/FAD-dependent oxidoreductase, with translation MSYTAVDTAIEHVDVLIVGAGISGIGAAYYLQREHPARSYAILEARAATGGTWDLFRYPGIRSDSDLHTFGYEFKPWRDEDAIATADKILAYLRETAAENGIDRKIRFHHKVHGASWSSADARWVVDVEQTDTGARTQISANWLFCAGGYYRYDEGYTPHFEGRERFTGQIVHPQQWPEDLDYTGKKVVIIGSGATAVTLLPAMAERAGHVTMLQRSPTYIMPVPSKDVIANTAQKLFGGKRGYALARRKNILQQRAVFEFCQRFPVLARKAIRYLNARQLPENYPVDEHFSPAYNPWDQRLCAVPDSDLFKAIRNGSASVVTDRIATFTENGILLESGRELDADIIVTATGLNLQAFGGMSLTVDGAPVNLPDHVAYKGMMLSDVPNFAYAIGYTNSSWTLKVGLLCEHLCRLLAYMDANGFDTARPVLDDPDMETRPLLDFGAGYVQRAVHQFPRQGAGQPWLTSMSYYTDVKTLRNDGVVDPALSLTRSADVRSPEAVPA, from the coding sequence ATGTCCTACACAGCCGTAGACACCGCCATCGAGCACGTCGACGTCCTCATCGTCGGAGCCGGCATCTCCGGCATCGGGGCCGCCTACTACCTGCAGCGCGAACACCCCGCTCGCAGCTACGCGATCCTCGAGGCACGCGCTGCCACCGGCGGCACCTGGGACCTGTTCCGCTACCCGGGAATTCGTTCGGACTCCGATCTGCACACCTTCGGTTACGAGTTCAAGCCGTGGCGCGACGAGGACGCCATCGCAACCGCGGACAAGATCCTCGCCTACCTCCGCGAGACGGCCGCCGAGAACGGCATCGACCGCAAGATCCGGTTCCACCACAAGGTGCACGGTGCGTCCTGGTCGAGTGCCGACGCTCGTTGGGTGGTGGACGTCGAGCAGACCGATACCGGGGCCCGGACACAGATCAGCGCCAACTGGTTGTTCTGCGCCGGCGGGTACTACCGCTACGACGAGGGCTACACGCCGCACTTCGAGGGCCGTGAGCGCTTCACCGGCCAGATCGTGCACCCTCAGCAATGGCCCGAGGACCTTGACTACACCGGTAAGAAGGTGGTCATCATCGGCAGCGGCGCCACCGCCGTGACGTTGTTGCCGGCCATGGCCGAACGTGCCGGGCACGTGACCATGCTGCAGCGTTCACCGACCTACATCATGCCGGTGCCGTCGAAGGACGTCATCGCCAACACGGCGCAGAAGTTGTTCGGCGGCAAGCGCGGTTATGCTCTGGCCCGCCGCAAGAACATCCTCCAGCAGCGTGCGGTCTTCGAGTTCTGCCAGCGGTTCCCGGTCCTGGCGAGAAAAGCCATCCGCTACCTCAACGCCAGGCAGCTCCCGGAGAACTACCCGGTCGATGAACACTTCAGCCCGGCCTACAACCCGTGGGACCAACGGCTGTGCGCGGTACCCGACTCCGACCTGTTCAAAGCGATCAGGAACGGAAGCGCGTCGGTGGTGACCGACCGGATCGCGACGTTCACGGAGAACGGCATCCTGCTCGAGTCCGGCCGGGAACTCGACGCCGACATCATCGTCACCGCAACGGGTTTGAACCTGCAGGCGTTCGGCGGCATGTCTCTGACGGTCGACGGGGCGCCGGTCAACCTGCCCGACCACGTGGCTTACAAGGGCATGATGTTGTCAGACGTACCCAACTTCGCGTACGCGATCGGCTACACCAACTCCTCGTGGACGCTCAAGGTCGGCCTGCTGTGCGAACACCTGTGCCGGCTGCTGGCCTACATGGACGCCAACGGTTTCGACACCGCCCGCCCCGTGCTCGACGACCCGGACATGGAAACCCGGCCGTTGCTGGACTTCGGAGCCGGCTACGTCCAGCGCGCGGTACACCAGTTCCCGCGGCAGGGTGCAGGTCAGCCGTGGCTCACGTCGATGAGTTACTACACCGACGTGAAGACGTTGCGCAATGACGGCGTCGTCGACCCGGCCCTGAGCCTGACCAGGTCGGCCGACGTGCGCAGCCCCGAGGCGGTTCCGGCGTAA